A window of Formosa sp. Hel1_31_208 contains these coding sequences:
- a CDS encoding VanZ family protein yields the protein MITKLWLALKKWALALMVLYVIGLTMGSLMHLGGIPSLGFSFDDKIYHFFAYFLFTILVYNYFKVIQIKRVILLSALAVICYGIILEVLQTVLTSYRTFDVYDALANALGVSCASIVLHIRTNRKLNLN from the coding sequence ATGATTACAAAGCTGTGGTTGGCGCTTAAAAAATGGGCTCTAGCTCTTATGGTTCTCTATGTAATTGGATTGACCATGGGGAGTTTGATGCATTTGGGTGGTATACCTAGTCTGGGATTCTCTTTTGATGATAAAATTTACCATTTTTTTGCTTACTTTTTATTTACAATACTGGTTTATAATTACTTTAAAGTAATCCAAATAAAGCGGGTTATTCTGCTTTCAGCATTGGCTGTAATTTGTTATGGCATCATTCTTGAAGTTTTACAAACTGTCTTGACATCTTACCGAACGTTTGATGTTTATGATGCACTTGCCAACGCCTTAGGAGTTAGCTGTGCATCTATAGTCTTACACATAAGAACAAATCGAAAGTTAAATTTAAATTAA
- the gcvH gene encoding glycine cleavage system protein GcvH gives MNIPSDLKYTKDHEWVKIEGDIATVGITDFAQGELGDIVYVEVETLDETLDIEEVFGTVEAVKTVSDLFLPLSGEIVEFNENLEDEPEKVNTDPYGDGWMIKIKISDDSEIDNLLSADDYKAVVGA, from the coding sequence ATGAATATACCATCAGATTTAAAATACACCAAAGATCACGAGTGGGTCAAAATTGAAGGTGATATTGCCACGGTTGGCATAACAGATTTTGCACAAGGTGAACTCGGAGATATCGTTTATGTTGAAGTAGAAACACTCGATGAGACCTTAGATATTGAAGAAGTGTTTGGGACTGTAGAAGCAGTGAAAACAGTTTCAGATTTATTTCTGCCTTTATCTGGCGAAATTGTTGAGTTCAATGAAAATCTTGAAGACGAACCAGAAAAGGTAAATACAGATCCTTATGGTGACGGTTGGATGATTAAAATCAAAATTTCTGATGATTCAGAGATAGATAATTTGTTATCTGCTGATGATTACAAAGCTGTGGTTGGCGCTTAA